From a region of the Qipengyuania spongiae genome:
- a CDS encoding aminoglycoside phosphotransferase family protein, whose protein sequence is MSALPDGIETFLSQSGWAGAAIEPLPGDASFRRYFRLRRKGDEGGQTAMLMHAPPPHEDPAPFLHAAEWLSANDMRAPDILAQDVREGWVLIEDFGDRRMREWIDEGPGEEEAIYAAAIDSLVALHRLPPGPFAPYDLATYLREADLLTEWYCPAMGLSADEAGYREAWEEALLPLIERQHPGVTVLRDYHAENIMLPPDGSQGLIDFQDALVGHPAYDLVSLLQDARRDVSEDLERRMLDRYLAATGMGHEFEADYARLGAQRNAKIVGIFTRLHRRDGKPRYLAMIPRVWQAMERDLAHPALAPVARWFEANIPQAIRDTSGGEIM, encoded by the coding sequence ATGAGCGCGCTGCCCGACGGGATCGAAACCTTTCTCTCGCAATCCGGCTGGGCGGGGGCGGCAATCGAGCCTTTGCCGGGCGATGCCTCCTTCCGCCGCTATTTCCGCCTGCGCCGCAAGGGCGACGAGGGCGGACAAACCGCCATGCTGATGCACGCGCCTCCGCCGCACGAGGATCCCGCGCCCTTCCTGCACGCGGCAGAGTGGCTTTCCGCCAACGATATGCGGGCGCCCGATATCCTCGCGCAGGACGTCCGCGAAGGCTGGGTACTGATCGAGGATTTCGGCGATCGCCGGATGCGCGAGTGGATCGACGAAGGGCCGGGCGAGGAAGAGGCGATCTATGCCGCCGCAATCGACTCACTGGTGGCCCTGCACCGGCTGCCGCCCGGTCCGTTCGCGCCTTACGACCTGGCCACCTATCTTCGCGAGGCAGACCTGCTGACCGAATGGTACTGTCCGGCCATGGGCCTGTCCGCCGACGAGGCGGGCTATCGTGAGGCATGGGAAGAAGCGCTCTTGCCCCTGATCGAGCGGCAGCACCCGGGCGTCACGGTCCTGCGCGACTATCATGCCGAGAACATCATGCTGCCGCCCGACGGGAGCCAGGGCCTAATCGATTTTCAGGACGCGCTGGTCGGCCATCCGGCCTACGATCTCGTCAGCCTGTTGCAGGATGCACGGCGCGACGTCTCCGAAGACCTCGAGCGCCGGATGCTCGACCGCTATCTGGCTGCGACCGGTATGGGGCATGAGTTCGAGGCGGATTACGCGCGGCTCGGAGCGCAGCGGAACGCCAAGATCGTCGGTATCTTCACCCGCCTTCATCGCCGCGACGGCAAGCCACGCTATCTCGCGATGATCCCGCGCGTCTGGCAGGCAATGGAGCGCGACCTTGCCCATCCCGCGCTGGCGCCGGTCGCGCGCTGGTTCGAGGCGAACATTCCGCAGGCGATACGCGACACCTCGGGCGGAGAGATCATGTGA
- a CDS encoding nucleotidyltransferase family protein has translation MTGLASDTAMLMAAGLGKRMRPLTATQPKPLVRVKGKPLIDYALDRIESAGIAKAVVNVHYLADSLEAHVTMRARPEVALSDERAELLETGGGMVKARDAGLLPDPFFCSNADSIWLDGPRNAFLDLSAHWDAERMDALLLVVPHDQTLNFDGKGDFYMGPRGQLSRKLPGRIAPFIYTGIQLVSHRLLRDAPEGKFSTNILWDRAIEEERLYGLAFSGLWIEVGRPAHVKAAEEALSRG, from the coding sequence GTGACCGGCCTCGCCAGCGACACGGCGATGCTGATGGCGGCGGGCCTCGGCAAGCGGATGCGGCCGCTGACCGCCACGCAGCCCAAGCCGCTGGTGCGGGTCAAGGGAAAGCCGCTGATCGACTACGCGCTCGACCGGATCGAGAGCGCCGGGATCGCCAAGGCGGTGGTCAACGTCCACTACCTCGCCGATTCGCTGGAAGCGCATGTGACGATGCGGGCCCGCCCGGAAGTGGCGCTGTCCGACGAACGCGCGGAACTGCTCGAGACCGGCGGCGGCATGGTCAAGGCGCGCGATGCCGGGCTGCTGCCCGATCCGTTCTTCTGTTCGAATGCCGACAGCATCTGGCTCGACGGGCCGCGCAACGCCTTCCTCGATCTCTCGGCGCATTGGGATGCGGAGCGGATGGACGCGCTGCTGCTGGTGGTGCCGCACGACCAGACGCTGAATTTCGATGGCAAGGGCGATTTCTACATGGGGCCGCGCGGGCAATTGAGCCGCAAGCTGCCCGGCCGGATCGCGCCCTTCATCTACACTGGCATCCAGCTCGTGTCGCACAGGCTGCTGCGCGATGCGCCGGAGGGCAAGTTCTCGACCAACATCCTGTGGGACCGGGCGATCGAGGAAGAGCGGCTTTACGGCCTCGCCTTCAGCGGATTGTGGATCGAGGTCGGGCGCCCGGCGCATGTGAAGGCGGCCGAGGAAGCGCTTTCGCGTGGCTGA
- the ahcY gene encoding adenosylhomocysteinase: MADAQNTAQQDYVVKDIALADYGREEIRIAETEMPGLMATREEYGAAQPLKGARIVGSLHMTIQTAVLIETLVALGAEVRWATCNIFSTQDHAAAAIAAQDIPVFAIKGESLADYWDYVGRIFDWEKDGDGQTANLILDDGGDATMFALWGARVEAGEELPEPQNAEEIEFQRALKAFLKDKPGYLTNSVKAIKGVSEETTTGVHRLYHLAKQGKLPFPAINVNDSVTKSKFDNLYGCRESLVDAIRRATDVMLSGKVALVAGYGDVGKGSAQSLRNGGARVLVTEIDPICALQAAMEGYEVVTMEEGVKRADIFVTTTGNEDVITAEHMKAMKPMSIVCNIGHFDSEIQISALDNYEWTELKPGTDLVKFPDGKEIIVLARGRLVNLACATGHPSFVMSCSFTNQVLAQMELWKNEDSYENDVYVLPKKLDEKVAALHLDKLGVQLTKLSQKQADYIGVPVEGPFKPEHYRY; encoded by the coding sequence GTGGCAGACGCCCAGAACACCGCCCAGCAGGATTACGTCGTCAAGGATATCGCCCTCGCCGATTACGGCCGCGAGGAAATCCGCATCGCAGAGACCGAGATGCCCGGCCTGATGGCCACGCGCGAGGAATATGGCGCGGCCCAGCCGCTGAAGGGCGCGCGCATCGTCGGCTCCTTGCACATGACGATCCAGACCGCCGTGCTGATCGAAACTTTGGTCGCACTCGGCGCTGAAGTGCGCTGGGCGACTTGCAACATCTTCTCCACCCAGGACCACGCTGCCGCCGCGATCGCCGCGCAGGACATTCCCGTCTTCGCGATCAAGGGCGAGAGCCTGGCCGATTACTGGGATTATGTCGGTCGCATCTTCGACTGGGAAAAGGACGGTGACGGCCAGACCGCGAACCTTATCCTCGACGATGGCGGCGATGCCACCATGTTCGCGCTGTGGGGCGCACGGGTCGAGGCGGGCGAGGAACTGCCCGAGCCGCAGAACGCCGAGGAAATCGAGTTCCAGCGGGCGCTGAAGGCCTTCCTCAAGGACAAGCCGGGCTACCTCACCAACAGCGTCAAGGCGATCAAGGGCGTCTCGGAAGAAACCACCACCGGCGTCCACCGTCTCTACCACCTCGCCAAGCAGGGCAAGCTGCCGTTCCCGGCGATCAACGTGAACGACAGCGTGACCAAGTCGAAGTTCGACAACCTCTACGGCTGCCGCGAATCGCTGGTCGACGCGATCCGCCGCGCGACCGATGTGATGCTCTCGGGCAAGGTCGCGCTGGTCGCGGGCTATGGCGATGTCGGAAAGGGCTCGGCCCAGTCGCTGCGCAATGGCGGCGCGCGCGTTCTCGTGACCGAGATCGATCCGATCTGCGCGCTGCAGGCGGCGATGGAAGGCTATGAGGTCGTGACGATGGAAGAGGGCGTGAAGCGCGCCGACATCTTCGTGACCACCACCGGCAACGAGGACGTCATCACCGCCGAGCACATGAAGGCGATGAAGCCGATGAGCATCGTCTGCAATATCGGCCACTTCGACAGCGAGATCCAGATCTCGGCGCTCGACAATTACGAGTGGACCGAACTCAAGCCCGGCACCGATCTGGTGAAGTTTCCGGACGGCAAGGAAATCATCGTGCTGGCCCGCGGCCGCCTGGTGAACCTCGCCTGCGCCACTGGCCATCCGAGCTTCGTGATGAGCTGTTCCTTCACCAATCAGGTGCTGGCGCAGATGGAGCTGTGGAAGAACGAGGATTCCTACGAGAACGACGTCTATGTCCTGCCCAAGAAGCTCGACGAGAAGGTGGCCGCGCTGCATCTCGACAAACTTGGCGTGCAACTCACCAAGCTGAGCCAGAAGCAGGCGGACTACATCGGCGTGCCGGTCGAAGGTCCGTTCAAGCCCGAACATTACCGCTACTGA
- the tsaE gene encoding tRNA (adenosine(37)-N6)-threonylcarbamoyltransferase complex ATPase subunit type 1 TsaE — MTIDLPDLVAMNSLGRRIAQVLAPGDVVALTGDLGAGKTTLARGIIAALGHGGEVPSPTFTIIETYDSLDPPLAHADFYRLDDPAEVAEIGLEDYRADAALIAEWPERAGGFGHEPACLSIRLEKRGEGRQAIVEPGAAWQSRWP, encoded by the coding sequence ATGACGATCGATCTGCCTGATCTCGTGGCGATGAACAGCCTCGGTCGCCGCATCGCGCAAGTGCTGGCACCCGGCGACGTGGTGGCGCTCACGGGCGATCTCGGCGCGGGCAAGACCACACTGGCCCGCGGGATCATCGCGGCTCTGGGGCACGGGGGCGAGGTGCCGTCCCCCACATTCACGATCATCGAGACCTACGATTCGCTCGATCCGCCGCTTGCCCATGCCGATTTCTACCGGCTCGACGATCCCGCCGAGGTCGCGGAGATCGGGCTGGAAGACTACCGCGCCGATGCCGCCCTGATCGCGGAATGGCCCGAGCGGGCGGGCGGCTTCGGACACGAACCGGCCTGTCTCTCCATCCGTCTCGAAAAACGGGGAGAGGGGCGGCAGGCCATTGTCGAACCCGGTGCGGCTTGGCAAAGCCGCTGGCCATGA
- the addB gene encoding double-strand break repair protein AddB, with protein MADGAPEPQHPNVYSIAAHRGFADALVAGLVPRYRDADLGLARLTLLLPSSRAQRVMSEAFIRHAGATGENGLLMPRMAVVGDLDLDEALGSLLDPLGASDIPPAVDPQRRLFALAGLIAEEMGDDAPEGATLLRLARETGATMDRLLVEDIGPEQLVDEKVVGIFPDLSAHWQKSLRLFAVVQAKWLAWLNANGVIDAAARRNRLFDHAARRWRAQPPETPIVAAGVTSAAPALARLLRVVADLPQGAVILPDFNLGMAGEVWDELGRAGNRPTPDDTPFGRDDAVTHPQYHLKLLLNRMGVAREEVQPWHRKGMTAAPPERSHAVSSVFLPPQASRAWVDLPAEKRRMAGVRVMQCANPEEEAQAIALLVRQALEEPERRVAVVTPDRALGRRVVHHLARWNVIADDSAGRPLSQTAAGRAFLLAAEVTSEGARPVPVMALLGHPLVDGGMERGVWLRQLRRVERELRGPRLQPGLDPLRVVAAKLAARHDRIAAWWDIAEQALEPLVAADPETPQALADLIDTIAAVCEQLCSDRIWAREDGRALARFVEEFRQHAREADFAIAPRHLATALSDAMAQHAVRPPYGGHSRVQILGLLEARMNRADLVICGGLNEGVWPARGSVDALLAPAILRTLGVPGADFRIGLAAHDLAGALGAPEVVLSRAARDESGPAIPSRFLLRVQALLHDPRGREDLADRHRESTAVDWARAMFRAEPTPAYPRPRPMPSSEQRDLDISATALDRLLGDPYQFYAQRILQLSDIDALDAEPDALWQGNVAHKVLQLWHEARKNDPTARIRPIMEQVLAAEHADPLIRGLWQPRLEKALEWIEETVSAYDDRTVLAVETKGEMQFDGVRVHGRADRIDRLPGGGLGIVDYKTGSPPSAAMVAEGFALQLGILGLIAERDGFDDLHGEPERYEYWSLGKAKSPDNPYGFGYVETPLRVGLKKTGLELDDFLPETARFLREAIAKYIRGDAPFTARENPDYPAYDTYDQLMRLEEWLPHLDAENAQ; from the coding sequence GTGGCTGACGGCGCGCCGGAACCGCAACACCCGAACGTCTATTCGATTGCCGCGCATCGCGGTTTCGCCGATGCGCTGGTCGCCGGGCTGGTGCCGCGTTACCGCGATGCCGATCTGGGTCTTGCGCGCCTGACCCTGCTTCTCCCGAGCAGCCGGGCGCAGCGGGTGATGAGCGAGGCCTTCATCCGCCATGCCGGTGCAACCGGCGAAAACGGCTTGTTGATGCCGCGCATGGCGGTGGTGGGCGATCTCGATCTAGACGAGGCGCTGGGCAGCCTGCTCGATCCGCTGGGGGCAAGCGACATTCCTCCGGCGGTCGACCCGCAGCGCCGCCTGTTCGCGCTGGCCGGGCTCATCGCGGAGGAAATGGGGGACGATGCGCCGGAGGGTGCCACACTGCTGCGGCTGGCGCGCGAAACCGGAGCGACGATGGACCGCCTGCTGGTCGAGGATATCGGCCCCGAACAGCTGGTCGACGAGAAGGTCGTCGGCATCTTTCCCGATCTTTCGGCGCACTGGCAGAAATCCCTGCGCCTGTTCGCGGTGGTCCAAGCGAAATGGCTCGCCTGGCTAAACGCGAACGGCGTGATTGACGCCGCTGCCCGGCGCAACCGTCTGTTCGACCACGCGGCCCGGCGCTGGCGCGCGCAGCCGCCCGAAACGCCCATCGTCGCCGCCGGAGTCACCAGCGCCGCGCCGGCGCTCGCTCGGCTGTTGCGTGTCGTCGCGGACCTGCCGCAGGGCGCGGTGATCCTGCCCGATTTCAACCTCGGCATGGCAGGCGAGGTGTGGGACGAGCTTGGTCGTGCGGGCAACCGGCCGACGCCCGACGACACGCCTTTCGGTCGCGACGATGCGGTGACTCATCCACAATACCATTTGAAGCTGCTGCTCAACCGCATGGGCGTGGCGCGCGAGGAGGTGCAGCCCTGGCACCGCAAGGGCATGACCGCCGCGCCGCCCGAGCGCAGCCATGCCGTCTCCAGCGTGTTCCTGCCTCCGCAAGCGAGCAGGGCCTGGGTCGATCTCCCGGCGGAGAAGCGGCGGATGGCGGGGGTCCGCGTCATGCAGTGCGCCAATCCGGAGGAGGAGGCGCAGGCGATCGCGTTGCTGGTGCGCCAGGCGCTCGAGGAGCCGGAACGGCGCGTCGCGGTGGTGACGCCCGACCGCGCGCTCGGACGGCGGGTAGTCCATCATCTCGCCCGGTGGAACGTGATTGCAGACGATTCGGCGGGGCGTCCTCTGTCGCAGACCGCGGCGGGGCGGGCCTTCCTGCTGGCGGCGGAGGTGACGAGCGAGGGCGCGCGGCCGGTGCCGGTGATGGCGCTGCTCGGCCATCCGCTGGTCGATGGCGGGATGGAGCGCGGCGTCTGGCTGCGGCAATTGCGCCGGGTCGAGCGCGAACTGCGCGGGCCGCGTCTTCAGCCGGGGCTCGACCCGCTGCGGGTTGTCGCGGCGAAACTGGCCGCGCGGCACGATCGGATCGCTGCCTGGTGGGACATTGCCGAGCAGGCTCTGGAGCCGCTCGTCGCCGCCGATCCGGAAACGCCGCAGGCGCTGGCTGACCTGATCGACACGATCGCGGCCGTGTGCGAGCAACTGTGTTCGGACCGCATCTGGGCCCGCGAGGACGGCCGTGCCCTCGCGCGCTTCGTCGAGGAGTTCCGCCAGCACGCGCGCGAGGCGGATTTTGCAATAGCGCCGCGTCACCTTGCTACCGCGCTGTCCGATGCGATGGCGCAGCACGCCGTGCGCCCGCCCTATGGCGGTCATTCTCGGGTGCAGATCCTCGGCCTGCTCGAGGCGCGGATGAACCGGGCCGACCTTGTCATCTGCGGCGGCCTGAACGAAGGCGTCTGGCCCGCGCGCGGTTCGGTCGACGCGCTGCTGGCGCCCGCGATCCTGCGCACGCTCGGCGTGCCGGGAGCGGATTTCCGCATCGGTCTTGCCGCGCACGATCTGGCGGGAGCGCTGGGCGCGCCGGAGGTGGTGCTGAGCCGCGCGGCGCGCGACGAAAGCGGGCCAGCGATCCCCTCGCGCTTTCTCCTGCGGGTGCAGGCGCTGCTGCACGATCCGCGCGGCCGGGAGGATCTCGCCGACCGCCATCGCGAAAGCACGGCGGTCGATTGGGCCCGCGCCATGTTCCGCGCCGAGCCGACGCCGGCCTATCCGCGCCCCCGGCCCATGCCGTCGTCCGAGCAGCGCGATCTCGACATATCGGCGACCGCGCTCGACCGGCTGCTGGGCGATCCCTACCAGTTCTATGCCCAGCGCATCCTGCAACTTTCCGACATCGACGCTCTCGATGCCGAACCGGACGCGCTGTGGCAGGGCAATGTCGCGCACAAGGTGCTCCAGCTGTGGCACGAGGCGCGCAAGAACGATCCCACCGCGCGCATCCGGCCGATCATGGAGCAGGTGCTCGCTGCCGAGCACGCCGATCCCCTGATCCGGGGCCTGTGGCAGCCGCGGTTGGAAAAGGCGCTCGAATGGATCGAGGAGACTGTCTCTGCCTATGACGACCGCACGGTGCTCGCGGTCGAGACCAAGGGCGAGATGCAGTTCGACGGCGTGCGGGTCCACGGCCGGGCCGACCGGATCGACCGGCTGCCCGGCGGAGGGCTGGGGATCGTCGACTACAAGACCGGATCGCCGCCCAGCGCCGCGATGGTCGCGGAAGGTTTCGCATTGCAGCTCGGCATTCTCGGCCTGATCGCCGAACGAGACGGGTTCGACGATTTGCACGGCGAGCCTGAACGCTACGAGTACTGGTCGCTCGGCAAGGCCAAATCTCCGGACAATCCCTACGGCTTCGGTTACGTCGAGACGCCGCTCAGGGTCGGGTTGAAGAAGACCGGACTCGAATTGGATGACTTTCTGCCCGAAACTGCCCGATTCCTGCGCGAAGCGATCGCAAAATACATCCGCGGCGACGCACCGTTCACCGCGCGCGAGAACCCCGACTACCCGGCCTACGACACTTACGATCAGCTGATGCGGCTCGAGGAATGGCTCCCCCATCTCGATGCGGAGAACGCACAGTGA
- a CDS encoding sensor histidine kinase, which produces MDISPAILVLVGLLLAGWTVAAGWMMLRASAQVQAAETTRKSARRLARMIEEAPAVPMLVRTDGRIEGPDRLARWFGLERMPEFISELSGSGVHGLSENQVEQLTAAVRRTQRTAAPFHLAMTPRGSLKALAMKGGLADPSVSPSGAALIWVFDFTETEGELALLRDEATRARQDFGALVGLIEAAPMPMWFRGPDLKLRLVNRAYVTAVGAESPDAVVADQVELVETSKGMTAAEVASQAREQRQPVERIVAATINGARRSLRVTDLPLGSEGIAGYAVDIEEMEEQAREFRAFREVQRSMLDQLSIGVAQFDARRRLTFANQPFHRVFALPPGIVNDRTGFEQMLMVARENGKVPEVRDFPAWRQELTAWFVSDETRREDWPLPDSTHLSIVAQPMPDGGLVMFAEDRTEQLALSATRDTLLRTRAATFDNLFEALAVFAPDGHIELWNRSFSSAWGLEPEVLDGHPQAEDLLAAIERNLADPERIDALNQVIRAATLDRKKQSGVAELNDGRTLDYAGVPLPDGNGLLIVLDVTASRQAEEALRERNRALEEADAVMTRFLANMSYEFRTPLTSIGGFAELLSSGMAGDLPPQAREYAEAIAASVGKLTEQVENVLDLSQSEAGLMPLNKSRLDLLPFLTELVRQRESMIVESGLRLDLRGDSGRRIEADPQQLRRAIGHLLDNAIAATPRGGRIQILINRKSEGTEVVIADNGRGMNQSELARALEGIRPTSDGRGFERRQGLGIPLARQLVEAHGGALDIQTRKGVGTTATIRLP; this is translated from the coding sequence ATGGACATCTCGCCCGCAATTCTGGTTCTCGTCGGCCTGCTTCTGGCAGGCTGGACCGTTGCCGCCGGCTGGATGATGCTGCGCGCCTCGGCGCAGGTGCAGGCGGCCGAGACCACGCGCAAGTCGGCCCGCCGCCTCGCGCGCATGATCGAGGAAGCGCCCGCGGTCCCCATGCTCGTCCGCACCGACGGCCGGATCGAGGGGCCCGACCGGCTCGCGAGATGGTTCGGTCTCGAGCGGATGCCCGAATTCATCAGCGAACTGAGCGGTTCGGGCGTTCACGGCCTCAGCGAAAACCAGGTGGAGCAACTCACCGCCGCCGTTCGCCGCACCCAGCGCACCGCTGCCCCGTTTCATCTCGCGATGACGCCGCGCGGATCGCTGAAGGCGCTGGCGATGAAGGGCGGGCTCGCCGACCCTTCTGTATCTCCTTCGGGCGCGGCCCTGATCTGGGTGTTCGACTTCACCGAAACCGAGGGCGAGCTTGCCCTGTTGCGCGACGAGGCGACGCGGGCACGACAGGATTTCGGCGCTCTGGTCGGTCTGATCGAGGCCGCGCCTATGCCGATGTGGTTTCGCGGGCCCGACCTCAAGTTGCGGCTGGTCAACCGCGCCTATGTCACCGCCGTTGGGGCCGAAAGCCCCGACGCCGTGGTCGCCGATCAGGTCGAACTGGTCGAAACCTCGAAGGGAATGACCGCCGCCGAGGTCGCCAGCCAGGCACGCGAGCAGCGCCAGCCGGTCGAACGGATCGTCGCCGCCACGATCAACGGTGCACGGCGCAGTTTGCGCGTCACCGATCTTCCGCTCGGGAGCGAGGGGATCGCCGGTTACGCGGTCGATATCGAGGAGATGGAGGAGCAGGCACGCGAATTCCGTGCTTTCCGCGAAGTGCAGCGCTCGATGCTCGATCAGCTTTCCATCGGTGTCGCCCAGTTCGACGCCCGCCGGCGGCTGACCTTCGCCAACCAGCCTTTCCACCGGGTGTTCGCTCTACCGCCGGGCATCGTGAACGACAGGACCGGGTTCGAGCAGATGCTGATGGTCGCGCGCGAGAATGGCAAGGTTCCCGAGGTACGCGACTTTCCCGCCTGGCGACAGGAGCTGACGGCCTGGTTCGTGTCGGACGAGACACGCCGCGAGGACTGGCCGCTTCCCGACAGCACGCATCTCAGCATCGTGGCTCAGCCCATGCCGGATGGCGGCTTGGTGATGTTCGCGGAGGACCGGACGGAACAGCTCGCGCTCTCCGCCACGCGTGACACCTTGCTGCGGACGCGAGCTGCCACCTTCGACAATCTGTTCGAGGCGCTGGCGGTGTTCGCGCCCGATGGGCACATCGAATTGTGGAACCGCAGCTTCTCCAGCGCGTGGGGGCTGGAGCCCGAAGTGCTGGACGGCCATCCCCAGGCCGAGGATCTGCTCGCTGCAATCGAACGCAACCTGGCGGACCCGGAGCGGATCGACGCGCTGAACCAGGTCATTCGGGCGGCGACGCTGGACCGCAAGAAGCAATCTGGGGTGGCCGAACTGAACGATGGCCGCACTCTCGATTATGCCGGGGTGCCGTTGCCCGACGGAAACGGGCTTCTGATCGTGCTGGACGTCACTGCCTCGCGCCAAGCGGAAGAGGCACTGCGCGAGCGCAATCGCGCGCTCGAAGAGGCGGACGCCGTGATGACGCGGTTCCTCGCCAACATGTCTTACGAATTCCGTACACCGCTGACCTCGATCGGAGGCTTCGCCGAACTGCTCTCCAGCGGCATGGCGGGCGATCTGCCCCCGCAGGCACGCGAATATGCCGAAGCGATCGCGGCCAGCGTGGGCAAGCTTACTGAGCAGGTCGAGAACGTGCTCGATCTGTCGCAAAGCGAGGCCGGCCTGATGCCGCTCAACAAGAGCAGGCTCGATCTGCTGCCTTTCCTCACCGAACTCGTTCGCCAGAGGGAAAGCATGATTGTCGAGTCGGGCCTGCGGCTTGACCTGCGAGGGGATTCCGGTCGCCGGATCGAAGCCGATCCCCAGCAGCTGCGCCGGGCGATCGGCCACTTGCTCGACAATGCGATCGCCGCGACGCCGCGCGGTGGCAGGATCCAGATACTGATCAACCGGAAGAGCGAAGGCACGGAGGTCGTGATTGCCGACAATGGGCGGGGCATGAACCAGAGCGAACTTGCCCGCGCGCTCGAAGGCATTCGTCCGACGAGCGACGGGCGCGGTTTCGAGCGGCGGCAGGGCCTCGGCATCCCGCTCGCCCGCCAACTTGTGGAAGCGCATGGCGGTGCGCTCGATATCCAGACCCGCAAGGGCGTCGGCACGACAGCGACGATCCGCCTGCCATGA
- a CDS encoding peroxiredoxin, producing the protein MTISVGDTLPDVTLTKATADGPEQIQSSEYFKGKKVALFSVPGAFTPTCSARHLPGYVEKAQDLKAKGVDEIACTAVNDAFVLGAWQGANEAGDVTMLADGNGDFAEAVGLTMDGKGFGMGKRGQRYSMIVEDGVVKELNVEQPGDFSVSSAEHMLGQL; encoded by the coding sequence ATGACGATTTCCGTAGGCGACACCCTTCCCGACGTGACTCTGACCAAGGCCACTGCCGATGGGCCGGAGCAGATCCAGTCCAGCGAATATTTCAAGGGCAAGAAGGTCGCTCTCTTCTCCGTGCCCGGTGCCTTCACCCCCACCTGCTCGGCCCGCCACCTGCCGGGCTACGTGGAGAAGGCGCAGGACCTGAAGGCCAAGGGCGTGGACGAGATCGCCTGCACCGCGGTCAACGACGCGTTCGTTCTGGGCGCCTGGCAGGGTGCCAACGAGGCGGGTGACGTGACCATGCTCGCCGACGGAAACGGCGATTTCGCCGAAGCGGTCGGCCTGACGATGGATGGCAAGGGCTTCGGCATGGGCAAGCGCGGCCAGCGCTACTCGATGATCGTCGAGGACGGGGTGGTGAAGGAACTGAATGTCGAGCAGCCGGGCGACTTCTCGGTCTCCAGCGCGGAGCACATGCTCGGCCAGCTCTAA